One stretch of Segatella copri DNA includes these proteins:
- a CDS encoding winged helix-turn-helix domain-containing protein → MNSNSKLKIVWMVCGVAIALLFCTQAYWLHLQCQYSLDQQVEQFKKDCDEVLAQDLKNRKKLQENSSTKGRRDTVMLKIESEYDMKKGCSRTTLSFWNNHRFLVRLNDPDLTGDDAYLIISRYLAYIGKHPSLASYQRLLDDKGYGKISFFRHLDYKTVFLNAKYDAEGRWSRVVTVKYQTNPMFRQGISFQVPIPITRTFKAMMWQLIGSIFLFFILIGCLYYLVKTIVFQKRIDGIRHEFLKNMIYELKQPKEDDKGEESAVFIGSIAFYYAQNELLCGNFRVVITSRQAEILKLLAENQNQLVERDFILNEVWGDDSYSNSLALNVQITYLRRALNLDEKVSIEAVIKKGYILRTC, encoded by the coding sequence TTCAATGTCAATATAGCTTAGACCAGCAGGTAGAGCAATTCAAGAAGGATTGTGATGAAGTGTTAGCGCAAGATTTGAAGAATAGAAAAAAGTTGCAGGAGAATTCATCTACGAAAGGTAGAAGAGATACGGTTATGCTTAAGATAGAATCTGAATATGATATGAAGAAGGGATGTAGCCGTACTACGCTTTCTTTTTGGAACAATCACCGCTTTCTTGTCCGTTTGAATGATCCTGATCTTACGGGTGATGATGCTTATCTCATCATCAGCAGATATCTGGCTTATATAGGTAAGCATCCCTCGTTGGCTTCTTATCAAAGATTACTGGATGATAAGGGATATGGGAAGATATCCTTTTTTCGCCATCTGGATTACAAGACTGTCTTCCTGAATGCAAAATATGATGCCGAAGGCAGATGGTCACGTGTGGTGACGGTAAAGTATCAGACGAACCCAATGTTTCGCCAAGGTATTTCTTTTCAGGTGCCCATTCCTATTACTCGAACGTTCAAAGCCATGATGTGGCAATTGATAGGAAGCATCTTTCTCTTTTTCATATTGATAGGATGTCTGTATTATCTGGTGAAGACCATAGTCTTCCAGAAACGCATTGATGGCATTCGCCATGAGTTTCTGAAGAATATGATTTATGAGTTGAAGCAACCGAAAGAAGACGACAAAGGTGAAGAATCTGCTGTTTTTATCGGTTCCATTGCTTTCTACTATGCGCAGAATGAACTGCTATGTGGTAATTTCAGAGTAGTCATCACATCTCGTCAAGCTGAAATTCTGAAGCTTCTTGCCGAGAACCAGAACCAGCTTGTAGAGCGGGATTTCATATTGAATGAAGTATGGGGTGATGATTCATACTCCAATTCCCTTGCCCTGAACGTGCAGATTACCTATCTTCGCAGGGCATTGAACCTGGATGAAAAGGTAAGTATCGAAGCTGTCATCAAAAAGGGATATATCCTGCGAACCTGTTGA
- the gpmI gene encoding 2,3-bisphosphoglycerate-independent phosphoglycerate mutase, translating to MAKKALLMILDGWGIGKHDKGDVIFKTPTPYLDYLTAVSAHSTLQTCGEDVGLPKGQMGNSEVGHLNIGAGRVVYQDLVKINKACESGDILKNQEIINAYSYAQKTGKKLHLMGLTSTGGVHSSLDHLFKLIEIGKEYGLKETYVHCFMDGRDTDPKSGKGFIEEVQACCDKNGAHIASIVGRFYAMDRDKRWNRVKEAYDLLVEGKGKQADDMVKAMQESYDEDVTDEFIKPINNSKVDGTIQEGDVVIFINYRNDRAKELTQVLTQQDMPEEGMHTIKDLQYYCMTPYDAGFQGVHILFPKENVMNTLGEYLSAQGKKQLHTAETEKYAHVTFFFNGGRETPYEGEDRILVPSPKVATYDLKPEMSAYEVKDKLVGAINTQEYDFIVVNFANGDMVGHTGIYNAIAKAVHAVDNCVKDVIEAAKANDYEAIIIADHGNADHAINEDGTPNTAHSLNPVPFIYVTDNNSATVKDGRLADVAPSILHIMGLEKPADMTGENLISDNK from the coding sequence ATGGCAAAAAAAGCTCTTTTAATGATTCTCGACGGATGGGGAATCGGTAAGCATGATAAGGGTGATGTTATCTTCAAGACTCCAACTCCTTATCTCGATTATTTGACAGCAGTTTCAGCACATTCTACTCTCCAGACTTGTGGCGAGGACGTAGGTCTTCCTAAAGGTCAGATGGGTAACTCTGAGGTAGGTCACCTCAACATTGGTGCTGGTCGTGTGGTATATCAGGACCTCGTTAAGATCAACAAGGCTTGCGAGAGCGGTGACATCTTGAAGAATCAGGAGATCATCAACGCTTACAGCTATGCTCAGAAGACTGGTAAGAAACTCCACTTGATGGGCTTGACTTCTACCGGTGGTGTTCACTCTTCTTTGGATCACCTCTTCAAGTTGATTGAGATTGGTAAGGAATATGGTTTGAAGGAGACATACGTTCACTGCTTCATGGATGGTCGTGATACAGACCCTAAGAGCGGTAAGGGCTTCATCGAGGAGGTGCAGGCTTGCTGCGACAAGAATGGTGCACACATCGCAAGCATCGTGGGTCGTTTCTATGCTATGGACCGTGACAAGCGCTGGAACCGTGTGAAGGAAGCATACGACTTGCTCGTTGAGGGTAAGGGTAAGCAGGCTGACGATATGGTGAAGGCAATGCAGGAGAGCTATGATGAGGACGTAACAGACGAGTTCATCAAGCCAATCAATAACTCTAAGGTTGACGGTACTATTCAGGAGGGTGATGTTGTTATCTTCATCAACTACCGTAACGACCGTGCCAAGGAGTTGACACAGGTATTGACTCAGCAGGATATGCCAGAGGAAGGCATGCACACCATCAAGGACTTGCAGTACTACTGCATGACTCCATACGATGCAGGCTTCCAGGGCGTTCACATCCTCTTCCCTAAGGAGAACGTAATGAATACCCTCGGTGAGTACTTGAGCGCACAGGGCAAGAAGCAGCTCCACACTGCAGAGACAGAGAAGTATGCTCACGTAACATTCTTCTTCAATGGTGGTCGTGAGACTCCATACGAGGGCGAAGACCGTATCCTGGTTCCTTCTCCAAAGGTGGCTACATACGACTTGAAGCCAGAGATGAGCGCTTACGAGGTAAAGGATAAGTTGGTTGGTGCTATCAACACTCAGGAGTACGACTTCATCGTTGTAAACTTCGCTAATGGTGATATGGTAGGTCACACAGGAATCTACAACGCTATCGCTAAGGCTGTTCACGCTGTTGACAACTGCGTAAAGGACGTTATCGAGGCTGCTAAGGCTAACGATTATGAGGCTATCATCATCGCTGACCACGGTAATGCAGACCACGCTATCAACGAGGACGGTACCCCTAACACCGCTCACTCTTTGAACCCAGTTCCATTCATCTACGTAACTGACAACAATTCAGCTACTGTAAAGGATGGTCGTTTGGCAGACGTAGCTCCTTCTATCCTCCATATCATGGGCTTGGAGAAGCCTGCAGATATGACAGGTGAGAACTTGATTTCTGACAACAAGTAA
- a CDS encoding uracil-DNA glycosylase, whose product MNVKIEESWKQHIGEEFNKQYFVDLTNFVKEEYLRTPCYPPGRLIFNAFNLCPFDDVKVVIIGQDPYHEPGQAMGLSFSVPDGITFPPSLINIFKEIQMDLGTPMPATGDLTRWAKQGVLLLNATLTVRAHQAASHQRKGWEEFTDAAIQALSKDKEHLVFILWGGYARSKAKLIDTSKHLILESVHPSPLSANRVGWFGNHHFSRCNAYLQQNGIAPIQW is encoded by the coding sequence ATGAACGTAAAGATAGAAGAAAGTTGGAAACAGCATATAGGAGAAGAGTTCAACAAGCAGTATTTTGTTGACCTCACAAACTTCGTGAAAGAGGAATACCTGCGTACGCCCTGTTATCCTCCTGGCCGCTTGATTTTCAATGCCTTCAATCTCTGTCCTTTTGATGATGTGAAGGTAGTGATTATCGGACAGGATCCATACCATGAGCCGGGTCAGGCGATGGGACTGAGTTTCTCTGTGCCGGACGGAATCACTTTCCCACCATCATTGATTAATATATTCAAGGAGATTCAGATGGATCTCGGTACTCCGATGCCAGCTACGGGCGATTTAACCCGCTGGGCAAAGCAGGGAGTATTGTTGCTCAACGCCACGTTGACCGTTCGTGCCCATCAGGCAGCGAGTCATCAGCGCAAGGGCTGGGAGGAATTCACAGATGCTGCTATCCAGGCGCTCAGCAAGGATAAGGAGCATCTGGTGTTTATCCTTTGGGGCGGTTATGCCCGGAGCAAGGCGAAGCTCATCGATACAAGCAAGCATCTGATATTGGAAAGCGTTCATCCTTCGCCATTATCAGCCAACCGTGTCGGATGGTTTGGCAATCATCATTTCTCCCGCTGCAATGCGTATCTGCAGCAGAACGGAATTGCGCCTATCCAATGGTAG
- a CDS encoding DUF3109 family protein, whose protein sequence is MKKDELRILQVGNVLVSPDIITEKFCCDLDACKGECCIEGDAGAPVTLDEIMEIEDALDVVWDDLSASAQAIIDKQGVAYTDIEGDLVTSIVNGKDCVFTCYQDLKDLGDGHTIPNCCLCALERAYREGKSKFKKPISCALYPIRAKDFGNEVYGINYNKWRICKDAIKKGEELNLPVYKFLEGPLVEKFSKEWYDELCEVAEQVLAELED, encoded by the coding sequence ATGAAGAAAGACGAACTGCGTATTCTGCAGGTGGGCAACGTATTGGTTTCACCTGATATTATCACCGAAAAATTCTGTTGCGACCTTGATGCCTGCAAGGGTGAGTGCTGCATCGAAGGCGATGCGGGAGCTCCTGTTACCCTGGATGAGATTATGGAGATTGAGGATGCGCTGGATGTGGTTTGGGATGATCTCTCAGCTTCTGCCCAGGCTATCATAGATAAGCAGGGCGTGGCTTATACCGATATTGAAGGCGATTTGGTGACGAGCATCGTGAATGGTAAGGATTGTGTGTTTACATGCTACCAGGATTTGAAAGACCTGGGCGATGGACATACGATTCCGAATTGTTGTCTCTGTGCCTTGGAGCGTGCTTATCGCGAAGGAAAGTCGAAGTTCAAGAAGCCTATCTCCTGTGCTTTGTATCCAATCCGTGCCAAGGATTTCGGCAACGAGGTGTATGGCATCAACTATAACAAATGGCGTATCTGCAAGGATGCCATCAAGAAAGGAGAGGAGTTGAATCTTCCGGTTTATAAGTTCCTGGAGGGTCCGTTGGTAGAGAAATTCAGCAAGGAATGGTATGATGAGCTTTGCGAAGTGGCAGAGCAAGTACTTGCCGAATTGGAAGACTAA
- a CDS encoding alpha-L-rhamnosidase N-terminal domain-containing protein gives MRYFTILIFTTLWVLNSYAQEFGTHWVSYPFPNDSSEILYRKIYHLDQKPLKAEINMASGGNTRLYINERNATPSIFNEGARDSILLMQTIDISRYLKKGENIIAVWYAPGRIRNKSKQLSLELHGWYTDSVPFYHKADETWWCKPLKGGSYNEKEHFDNRIYTTEWKSAEYQSSGWVHPTGAFKDTVNYIFVDQLPYLTQNKLQMVLEPYQEEFDHQGCRIDFGRPFRGTIRLTIRNASKGTTLHINGNQYVCSGEMDEQAYYRFHAEHQKDFVITWDKGFRRSNITNIEGLEISE, from the coding sequence ATGAGATATTTTACAATTCTCATCTTTACAACTCTCTGGGTGCTGAATTCCTATGCACAGGAATTCGGTACCCATTGGGTATCATATCCATTCCCCAACGATTCTTCTGAGATATTATACAGGAAAATCTATCATCTTGATCAAAAGCCTTTAAAGGCTGAGATAAACATGGCAAGTGGAGGAAATACCCGCCTATACATCAACGAAAGAAATGCTACGCCAAGCATTTTCAACGAAGGAGCCAGAGACAGCATCCTTCTGATGCAAACCATAGATATCTCCAGATATCTGAAAAAGGGCGAAAACATCATCGCGGTCTGGTATGCACCAGGAAGAATAAGAAATAAGAGCAAACAACTCTCGCTGGAACTTCATGGCTGGTATACAGACTCTGTTCCTTTTTATCATAAAGCAGACGAAACATGGTGGTGCAAGCCCCTGAAAGGCGGCAGTTACAACGAAAAGGAACACTTTGACAATAGAATATACACTACTGAGTGGAAATCGGCTGAATACCAATCTTCAGGATGGGTTCATCCGACAGGCGCCTTCAAAGATACGGTAAACTATATCTTTGTTGACCAGCTGCCATACCTCACCCAGAACAAACTTCAAATGGTATTAGAACCATACCAGGAGGAATTTGATCATCAGGGATGCCGTATAGACTTCGGACGTCCGTTCCGTGGAACCATCCGGCTCACGATACGCAATGCCAGCAAAGGAACAACACTTCATATTAACGGAAACCAATATGTATGCAGTGGCGAAATGGACGAGCAAGCCTATTACCGTTTCCATGCTGAGCATCAAAAAGATTTCGTGATAACATGGGATAAAGGCTTCAGAAGAAGTAATATCACAAATATAGAAGGATTAGAGATTTCGGAATAA
- a CDS encoding glycoside hydrolase family 95 protein → MKHIFFTIALAASSTWNCQATTVSKELQPNKLWYNKPAYAFEESLPLGNGKLGALVYGGANNDSIQLNDITLWTGVPVNPNEGGEAYKWIPKIREALFKEDYKTADSLQHYVQGHNSEFYQPLGMINIKDCNQGEFTDYYRELSLDNSLATVHYRRNGIQYTKEYFASHPDKMIAIKLSASQKRSINSDISLTSLIPHQVKASRGQLTMTGHVLGDETNSTHYCAMLQVKNTDGKVWASDSVLHLKNVSEAIIYLVNETSYNGFDKHPVKEGAPYIENVTDEAWHLANFTYEEFKQRHIADYKKLFDRVSLNLKGAKFDATRPTDKQLLAYSDNHENNPYLEQLYFQYGRYLLISSSRTKGVPANLQGLWAPALRSPWRGNYTININLEENYWPAEVANLSELVAPVDGLVEGMAVTGRHNAQHFYGIDKGWCAGHNTDAWAMTNPVGTGNESPQWSNWAMGGAWLVETLWDHYDYTRDTEYLRNTAYPLMKGAADFLLAWLIPNPHNPNELITAPCTSPEADYITDKGYRGSSFYGGTADLAIIRELFKNTIKGAKALGIDNDYQQQLQSALNRLRPYHIGKRGNLMEWYHDWEDQDWHHRHQSHLLGLYPFHQISVNKTPELAAAATKTLEIKGDNSTGWSTGWRINLWARLHRADKAYQIYRKLLTYVSPEVYKDSKHHSGGTYPNLFDAHPPFQIDGNFGGTAGVCEMLMQCDGETMHLLPALPKEWPAGEIKGIKARGNYEINLVWNGGKVSKASITSKNAGNLTVKYNGKQKALNFKAGETKLIK, encoded by the coding sequence ATGAAGCATATATTTTTTACGATTGCGTTAGCTGCCTCTAGTACGTGGAACTGCCAGGCAACAACAGTAAGTAAAGAGTTGCAACCCAACAAGTTGTGGTACAACAAACCTGCATACGCCTTCGAAGAGTCACTGCCATTAGGCAATGGCAAACTGGGTGCGCTGGTTTATGGTGGAGCCAATAATGACTCTATCCAGCTCAACGACATCACCCTTTGGACGGGCGTGCCTGTGAATCCCAACGAAGGTGGCGAAGCCTACAAGTGGATTCCGAAAATCAGAGAGGCGCTGTTCAAGGAGGATTACAAGACCGCCGATTCCCTGCAACACTATGTGCAAGGCCATAACTCGGAGTTCTATCAGCCACTGGGCATGATCAATATCAAAGACTGCAACCAGGGCGAGTTTACGGATTATTACCGCGAACTGAGCCTCGACAACTCCCTGGCTACTGTTCATTACAGGCGCAACGGCATCCAATACACCAAAGAGTATTTTGCTTCTCATCCCGACAAGATGATTGCCATCAAGCTGAGTGCCTCCCAGAAGAGATCCATCAACAGCGACATCTCACTCACTTCCCTCATTCCCCATCAGGTAAAAGCATCCAGAGGACAGCTCACCATGACGGGACATGTTCTCGGCGATGAAACCAACAGTACGCATTACTGTGCCATGCTTCAGGTGAAGAACACCGACGGAAAAGTGTGGGCAAGCGATTCTGTACTCCATCTGAAGAATGTGAGCGAGGCTATCATCTATCTCGTAAACGAAACAAGTTACAACGGATTCGACAAGCATCCTGTGAAGGAAGGAGCTCCATACATCGAGAACGTAACCGATGAAGCCTGGCACCTTGCCAACTTCACTTACGAAGAATTCAAACAGCGTCACATCGCCGACTACAAGAAACTCTTTGATAGAGTGAGTTTGAACCTGAAAGGAGCCAAGTTTGATGCCACCCGCCCTACCGACAAACAGTTGCTCGCCTACAGCGACAACCACGAGAACAACCCTTATCTGGAACAGCTCTATTTCCAGTATGGCAGATACCTGCTCATCAGCAGCAGTAGAACCAAGGGAGTGCCTGCCAACCTACAGGGACTCTGGGCACCAGCCCTCCGTTCGCCATGGCGCGGCAACTATACCATCAACATCAATCTGGAAGAAAATTACTGGCCGGCAGAAGTTGCGAACCTCTCAGAACTGGTAGCCCCAGTAGACGGATTGGTAGAGGGTATGGCTGTGACAGGTCGCCACAATGCCCAGCACTTCTATGGTATCGATAAGGGATGGTGCGCTGGACACAACACTGATGCCTGGGCAATGACCAATCCTGTAGGAACCGGAAACGAAAGTCCGCAATGGAGCAACTGGGCTATGGGTGGAGCCTGGCTTGTAGAAACCCTTTGGGATCACTATGACTATACCCGCGATACCGAATATCTTCGCAATACAGCCTATCCGCTGATGAAGGGGGCTGCCGACTTCCTGCTTGCGTGGCTCATCCCGAATCCACACAATCCAAACGAGCTGATTACTGCTCCTTGCACATCGCCAGAGGCAGATTACATTACCGATAAGGGCTACCGTGGCAGCAGTTTCTATGGCGGAACCGCCGACCTCGCCATCATCCGCGAGCTCTTCAAGAATACCATCAAGGGAGCAAAAGCCCTGGGCATCGACAACGATTACCAGCAGCAGTTGCAATCAGCCCTCAATCGCCTGCGCCCTTACCACATCGGTAAGCGGGGCAATCTGATGGAGTGGTACCACGATTGGGAAGACCAGGATTGGCATCATCGCCACCAGTCACACCTGCTGGGGCTCTATCCATTCCATCAGATTTCGGTAAACAAGACTCCGGAACTTGCTGCTGCCGCAACCAAGACCCTGGAAATCAAGGGCGATAATTCCACCGGTTGGAGTACAGGCTGGAGAATCAACCTCTGGGCTCGTCTGCATCGTGCCGACAAAGCTTATCAGATATACCGCAAGCTGCTCACCTACGTAAGCCCTGAAGTCTACAAGGACAGCAAACACCACAGCGGTGGCACCTACCCTAACCTCTTTGATGCCCATCCACCTTTCCAGATAGATGGCAACTTCGGAGGCACAGCAGGTGTATGCGAGATGCTGATGCAATGCGATGGCGAGACTATGCATCTTCTTCCTGCTCTACCTAAAGAATGGCCTGCAGGCGAAATTAAGGGTATCAAAGCACGTGGAAACTACGAGATTAATCTCGTATGGAACGGAGGAAAGGTCAGCAAAGCTTCCATCACCAGCAAGAATGCCGGAAACCTGACCGTCAAGTATAATGGTAAGCAGAAAGCATTAAATTTCAAGGCTGGCGAAACAAAACTCATAAAATAG
- the gyrB gene encoding DNA topoisomerase (ATP-hydrolyzing) subunit B, producing MAENQNNANNYSASNIQVLEGLEAVRKRPAMYIGDISEKGLHHLVNETVDNSIDEAMAGYCTDIEVTINEDNSITVEDNGRGIPVDMHEKLHKSALEVVMTVLHAGGKFDKGSYKVSGGLHGVGVSCVNALSTHMLSQVFRGGKIYQQEYEKGKPLYPVKVVGETNKRGTRQQFWPDPTIFTHTVYKWDIIANRMRELAFLNAGIKITLKDLRPDEEGKTKEQVFHAKDGLKEFVRYVDRHRTHLFDDVIYLKTEKQGIPIEIAVMYNTDYSENIHSYVNNINTIEGGTHLTGFRMALTRTLKAYAEADPTISKQIEKAKVEIAPEDFREGLTAVISIKVAEPQFEGQTKTKLGNSEVQGAVQQAVNEALSDYLEEHPDEAKRICEKVVLAATARIAARKARESVQRKNFMTGGGLPGKLADCSMKDPKECEIFLVEGDSAGGSAKQGRDRFRQAILPLRGKILNVEKVQWHKVFEAESVMNIIQSIGVRFGVDGEDSKEANTDKLRYDKIIIMTDADVDGSHIDTLIMTLFYRFMPKVIEEGHLYIATPPLYKCTYRSKVSEYCYTEQQRQAFIDKYGDGVEDKNIHTQRYKGLGEMNPEQLWETTMDPSTRLLKQVTIENAAQADEIFSMLMGDDVEPRREFIEQNATYANIDA from the coding sequence ATGGCAGAAAATCAAAACAACGCAAATAATTACTCTGCGAGTAACATTCAGGTTCTGGAAGGCCTGGAAGCTGTTCGCAAACGTCCGGCGATGTATATTGGTGACATCTCCGAAAAGGGTCTTCATCACTTGGTAAACGAAACTGTAGACAACTCTATTGACGAAGCAATGGCGGGCTACTGTACCGACATCGAAGTTACCATCAACGAAGACAACTCTATCACCGTAGAAGATAATGGTCGTGGTATCCCTGTGGATATGCACGAGAAACTACATAAATCAGCCCTCGAAGTCGTTATGACCGTGCTTCACGCAGGTGGTAAGTTCGACAAGGGTTCTTACAAGGTATCTGGCGGTTTACATGGTGTGGGTGTAAGTTGTGTGAATGCACTTTCTACCCACATGTTGTCACAGGTGTTCCGTGGCGGCAAAATCTACCAGCAGGAATATGAGAAGGGTAAGCCTCTCTATCCGGTTAAGGTGGTAGGTGAAACCAACAAGCGCGGTACACGCCAGCAGTTCTGGCCAGATCCAACCATCTTTACTCACACTGTCTATAAGTGGGACATCATTGCCAACCGTATGCGCGAGTTGGCATTCCTCAATGCAGGTATCAAGATTACCTTGAAAGATTTGCGCCCTGACGAGGAAGGTAAGACCAAGGAGCAGGTTTTCCACGCTAAGGATGGTTTGAAGGAATTCGTCCGTTACGTAGACCGTCACCGCACTCATCTCTTCGATGATGTTATCTATCTGAAGACAGAAAAGCAGGGTATTCCTATCGAGATTGCTGTGATGTACAACACAGATTACTCTGAGAATATCCACTCATACGTCAATAACATCAACACCATTGAGGGTGGTACCCACCTGACTGGTTTCCGTATGGCGTTGACCCGCACCTTGAAGGCTTACGCAGAAGCTGACCCAACCATCTCTAAACAGATTGAGAAGGCAAAGGTAGAGATTGCACCAGAAGACTTCCGCGAGGGTCTTACTGCCGTTATCTCCATCAAGGTAGCTGAACCTCAGTTTGAGGGACAGACCAAGACCAAGCTCGGTAACAGCGAGGTACAAGGTGCCGTTCAGCAGGCTGTAAACGAGGCTTTGTCTGATTATCTGGAAGAACATCCAGACGAGGCAAAGCGAATCTGCGAAAAGGTTGTCCTGGCTGCTACGGCCCGCATAGCTGCCCGCAAGGCACGTGAAAGTGTACAGCGCAAGAACTTCATGACAGGTGGTGGTCTTCCTGGTAAACTTGCCGATTGCTCAATGAAGGATCCTAAAGAATGCGAGATCTTCCTCGTCGAGGGTGATTCCGCCGGTGGTTCTGCCAAGCAGGGTCGCGACCGTTTCCGTCAGGCCATTCTCCCATTGCGTGGTAAGATTCTGAATGTAGAAAAGGTACAGTGGCACAAGGTATTCGAAGCTGAGTCTGTCATGAATATCATCCAAAGTATCGGTGTCCGCTTCGGTGTAGATGGCGAAGACAGCAAGGAGGCTAATACCGACAAGTTGCGTTACGACAAGATTATCATCATGACCGATGCCGACGTCGATGGTTCTCACATCGACACATTGATTATGACACTCTTCTATCGTTTCATGCCAAAGGTTATTGAAGAAGGCCATCTGTATATCGCTACCCCACCACTCTACAAGTGTACTTATCGCAGCAAGGTAAGCGAGTATTGCTATACAGAGCAGCAGCGCCAGGCATTCATCGACAAGTATGGAGATGGAGTAGAAGACAAGAATATCCACACCCAGCGATACAAAGGTTTGGGTGAGATGAACCCAGAGCAGCTTTGGGAAACTACTATGGACCCATCTACACGCTTGCTCAAGCAGGTTACTATCGAGAACGCAGCCCAGGCTGATGAGATTTTCTCTATGTTGATGGGTGATGATGTAGAACCACGCCGCGAGTTCATCGAACAGAATGCTACTTACGCCAATATCGACGCTTAA
- the rpsT gene encoding 30S ribosomal protein S20 — MANHKSSIKRIRQDKKKSLHNKYYAKTMRNAVRKLRNMSDKEEAAKLYPTVQKLLDKLAKINVIHDNKAANLKSGLTKHIAKLA, encoded by the coding sequence ATGGCAAATCACAAATCATCAATCAAGAGAATCCGTCAGGACAAGAAGAAGTCTTTGCACAATAAGTATTATGCAAAGACTATGCGCAATGCTGTCCGCAAGTTGCGCAACATGTCTGACAAGGAAGAGGCTGCAAAGCTCTATCCTACTGTTCAGAAGCTTTTAGACAAGTTGGCTAAGATCAACGTTATCCACGACAACAAGGCTGCAAACTTGAAGTCTGGTCTTACAAAGCACATCGCTAAGTTGGCCTAA
- the recO gene encoding DNA repair protein RecO, with the protein MEIKTSAIVLQTIKYGDSQLIVDFFTEKLGRLSFMVRVPKSSKGKMKRQLFQPLMVLNLEFDYRPKSNLQRLRDVSIQIPFSDIPFSPYKLGISMFLAELLSYATRHEQANGALYLFIQDSIEWLDHAKGAIANFHIVFMIQLSFHLGFMPNIESGMSGDYFDLVDGCFAAHVPSHVHYLNKEDSMRLVSLFRLDYKTMHLYTMSRMERNRCVEVILEYYKLHLPGFPEMKSFAVLQELFA; encoded by the coding sequence ATGGAGATAAAAACTAGTGCTATCGTATTGCAAACCATCAAGTATGGGGACTCTCAACTTATCGTGGATTTCTTCACCGAAAAGTTGGGAAGACTCTCCTTTATGGTACGTGTGCCTAAGTCATCTAAGGGGAAGATGAAACGGCAGCTTTTCCAACCGCTCATGGTCTTGAATTTAGAATTTGATTATCGTCCCAAGTCAAATCTGCAGCGCCTTAGGGATGTTTCGATTCAGATTCCATTCTCTGATATCCCTTTTTCTCCATACAAACTTGGCATTTCCATGTTCTTGGCAGAACTGCTTTCATATGCTACCCGTCATGAGCAGGCTAATGGTGCGCTCTATCTTTTCATACAGGACAGTATCGAATGGTTAGACCATGCTAAAGGTGCTATTGCCAATTTCCATATAGTCTTTATGATTCAGCTCTCTTTTCATTTGGGTTTTATGCCCAATATAGAGAGCGGTATGTCTGGCGATTATTTTGATTTGGTAGATGGATGTTTTGCAGCTCATGTTCCTTCGCATGTACATTATTTAAATAAGGAAGATTCTATGCGGCTTGTGTCTTTGTTCCGTTTAGACTATAAAACAATGCACCTCTACACAATGTCTCGTATGGAACGAAACAGGTGTGTAGAGGTGATACTGGAGTATTATAAACTTCATTTGCCAGGTTTCCCGGAAATGAAGAGTTTTGCTGTTCTTCAGGAACTGTTTGCTTAG